A window of Daphnia pulicaria isolate SC F1-1A chromosome 4, SC_F0-13Bv2, whole genome shotgun sequence genomic DNA:
AAAGCTTTGATCATGAAACTTCTCAAGTTTCACTTCTCACTTAAcatatttaatttcaaatctaGACTGTTTAGGATTGTCAACTTACTGGCCTTCAATTAGTGTATGATGTCAGCAACAAAAGGTAAGTGAGAGTTCCACTGCAGCCTACAGGATTGGATGCAAATGCTAGATAGGCTGAAGTTCCATATTTGTAAAGTCTGCCTGCAATCCAACATAACAAGTTTCATGATCCAAAATTTAATCAGTTTAATCTTTAATTTTACCATTAAGAACACTGCTGTACACGTAAAATGTAACTCAGCTTCTGGACGTGGTAGACAGCATGCTTCAAAATCTTCAAGCTTCAAGATTCACCTTCAAATAAAAGATAACTAATCACTTTTGGTTACTCCACAGGCAGTTATCaattaaaattagaaaagatcataaaaatatgaaaaacagAGAATATCTATGCAgcaaatcttatttttttcattagctCAGAGAAAACTGCAATTCAAGCCAACAGCTGTGAATCTTTAACTTTGCAGAGAATTTCACAAAGGCTCTTTAATTGGACACAGGAATGGCTGAGACCTGAGATGTCTTAGATCTTACATTGATATAAATTTTCCAGAACTTCAAATGGCAAGATTTTACAACGATAAAAAATGGATGTGAAAACCAAGAGAAGTAAATTCTAGAAAACACATTCCCACAAGACTTCTCTGAAAATTCCTCAACCATGAAGCAAAGGAAATGATCAGTAAAGACTTATCAACTAACTAAAGATATATTTTTATCGTAGGAAAATGTATCAAtataattacttttatttctgccaCTTATTTCTACATGGGATGAGACATACAGATACAGCCATTCCAAGTAGTAATGGGCGACAATTCGGCAAAATGCTCACAAGTTTCAGGCCACATGATCAGATGATTTGGTCAAGTGGAAATCATTGATTACCTACAAATTTACACATAAATAGTTTACATTCAGTAAATAACCTTAAACAAAACTATGATTCAAAGCAAAAAAACAgcaattacctttttttattttgtggaaTATTTAGAACACACTGTAATAAGTAccattatgaaaaaaattcaattccgcTTGGTGTCTCGGAAAGCCCGGCAGCCATTTTGGAAACGCACAACATTGCCATTTGCTGCTATGCAATTAAAAACGTCCTCGCGATTCAAATCATTCAAATGAAATGTGAATATGTGATTactgaattgaaattttcatgttttgaGTTATTATTCCAAATAATTTTTAGGAAAAACTTCTGCTATAAGTGATTGTTGCTCGTTCCTTAGTCTCTTGTCTCTTCTCTGCACGTTtgagaaatgaaaaccaaaCCAGAATTCACTCACTAATCATTTTCATTAGTCATTTTCGATTTATACCAGCATAtccgaaggaaaaaaatgaatacattCCCATCTCAAATATAGCTAATTATTATATCTTCAAGCATTTCTCTGATTTTACAACGAGTGTATAATGAAATGTCGTCTATAGTAAATAAAGGGTGCGGATGCAGAGCCAATCGAATTTCTAATCGAATTTCCTAGCATTTGCTTTGGTCTGCAATATCAGTAGTAACTATACGGCAAAGCATATTTGATTTGCAACGATTGTTGCAACCTTCAGCCACAGCTTCATCCGCGTTCTTGTAGTAGTTTCTAGAAATGTAGAGTTTTAAAATGAGGTAGTCTGCCAAATTATAATTCTGCCCTGGGTTTATTTACATACTTGTAATAGAGCTGGAAGAGTGCGTCATCTGCCTTCATTCGCTGGAAGAGTTCATCCATGGACTGTGGAGTCAAATCAGTAAGATTATATTCTTGTTTGGCCTGATAGAGCTCATACCAAACAGGATCGACTTCTGAACCTTTTTGATTGGCATCTGTCAAGTTCATGATGtaagtgttgaaatctagCACAGACTAAGAAGATTAAATTGCATTTTATAGCACTTGCCTAATGGTAACATTTTAAGtttggcgaaataaataaacaaacccaAGTAGAATCAGGTCGTTGGCCGTCAACAGTGTATGTACGGTATCCTGGATTAAGTTTGGAGTAGGTGGTAAGACTTGGCGCAATAAAGGCCACGTTAACAGGTCGGTTGACGTCGACTGTGTCGtagaaaattttatattcgtccTTATGAGTGTGTCCGTAAAACTGCGCTGCTACGGTTGATTCAAAACGGTTAATGATCTTGGAAAATTCCCGACTGAAAATGGTCCAGCAGTCTCCACTTCCGGGTGGAATATGGCTTAAAATGTGCACCTGaaacaaacaagaataaaTCATTAACATTGATTCAGCTGCCCAAGGATCTATAGTCCTACggattttaaaatactttttCGCCAGCCAGTTCAGCTTCTTCTAGAACTTGGCTAAGCCAGAGAAGACTCGAGGCTGGATCTTGTGATTTGTAATAGGTCCAGTAGTTCAAAGTGTAACAATAGTTCATGTTCATCGAAACGATGCGAAGACCCGGTTGGACCAAAGCAGTGTAAAAGCCTCCATATCGGATGGTGGAAGAAACTTCAGCCGGAAGCCACCGAGCCCACTGTCGGTCGGCTTCGTCGTACAACCAAGCGGTATTGAATTCAGGATCCGTTATCTCAGGAGGAGCGAAACTATATACAGAGAttcttatttgaaataatcTAATCGACATAACATTTTGATAGAATGTAGTACGTGTTAACTGGATGAGACTCGTGATTTCCTAGAGTCGGATAAACAGGTACGCCAGGGAAGTACTGTGCTACCAGAGTCATTAAACGGTCAATGATCATGATGTTTTCATCTTTGGCAGTTGACCAGACATCATGAGGTGTCAAATCTCCAGTCCAGATAATGTAGCCAACATCCTGAAAAGTAAATGATAAAACTCAGTTTCTTATCTTTGGTTGTTTAGAACTATTTTCATACCGGATGCAGGGAAGCCATTTGAGAAACTGAGTTTTCTATTAAATACCAGGGTAAATCGCAGGTACGATAATCTCCCCAGTATCCGGCAGCATCTGTGGCGTTTACAACGTCACCTGATGAAGCACGACAGCAGAGAGGATCTCCGCATACGGCCAAGGATCCAGCAAGGTACTCCGGATCGTAGTGAATGTCGGCTAAATGCAGCACTTTAATCGTCGGTGATCCTGTCTATAATTTTGgcgaattttatttaatttgatcAGATAAAACTAATTATTCGCATAAGAATAAATGATTAATACCGGTGGCTGGCTTGGTTGGTTAACAGGCGGCTTAACATTTGAACTGGGTGCAATGGTCCATTCTAAGGGCTCAGGGTCGGACAATCCGCATACTTGGCCTTGTAGAAGCATGCCACAAATGTTGCCCGGAATTACGACACCCGTGCTAAAGATGTACTTGATAGTTGGCTGTTGGAAAATTTACATTAAATTCAAACTTTTCACAACAAGAGATCTGCTATTAAACTTGTTTAGATTTCTGACATTTTGACACGTACCAGAGCGATTGCCGCCATTCCGCCGCACACCTGGTCGGGATTGctaaaaatattcaatctAGCACAGGTGTCAATAATGTAGTTGATGATCTGATCGTCCGTTACGGTGCCATTTTCCAGCATAATTACGACGTCTTCAACTATTGTTGCACAGAGGGTACAAGTGACAACATTCTTACCGTCTTCTGTGATGACGTCATCGCCGAATTCGATTGCTAGTTCGGGAGCCGGCGCTCCTGGAAAGGAATATATtatgtaaaaatttaaattgctttaCTGTTGTTGTGTTCTCTGTTCGTTTACCTTCGACAAGTAGTGGAAAGCTGCTACCCAATAGGGCAACGAAAAGTAGCGGTAGCCAGCGCATCAT
This region includes:
- the LOC124336151 gene encoding sphingomyelin phosphodiesterase-like, producing MMRWLPLLFVALLGSSFPLLVEGAPAPELAIEFGDDVITEDGKNVVTCTLCATIVEDVVIMLENGTVTDDQIINYIIDTCARLNIFSNPDQVCGGMAAIALPTIKYIFSTGVVIPGNICGMLLQGQVCGLSDPEPLEWTIAPSSNVKPPVNQPSQPPTGSPTIKVLHLADIHYDPEYLAGSLAVCGDPLCCRASSGDVVNATDAAGYWGDYRTCDLPWYLIENSVSQMASLHPDVGYIIWTGDLTPHDVWSTAKDENIMIIDRLMTLVAQYFPGVPVYPTLGNHESHPVNTFAPPEITDPEFNTAWLYDEADRQWARWLPAEVSSTIRYGGFYTALVQPGLRIVSMNMNYCYTLNYWTYYKSQDPASSLLWLSQVLEEAELAGEKVHILSHIPPGSGDCWTIFSREFSKIINRFESTVAAQFYGHTHKDEYKIFYDTVDVNRPVNVAFIAPSLTTYSKLNPGYRTYTVDGQRPDSTWSVLDFNTYIMNLTDANQKGSEVDPVWYELYQAKQEYNLTDLTPQSMDELFQRMKADDALFQLYYKNYYKNADEAVAEGCNNRCKSNMLCRIVTTDIADQSKC